The following are from one region of the Ochotona princeps isolate mOchPri1 chromosome 4, mOchPri1.hap1, whole genome shotgun sequence genome:
- the IZUMO1R gene encoding sperm-egg fusion protein Juno codes for MQQWWWLLLGLWMALPTWAGDKLLNICMNAKHHKREPGPEDELYVECEPWKDNACCTATTSWEAHLDVSPLYNFSFFHCGLLTPECHKHFIQAICFYECSPNLGPWIQLVGPNGPGQRAVGVPLCHEDCEQWWEDCRTSYTCKSNWHDGWDWSRGRNRCPAEAPCRPFPHYFPTPADLCEKIWNNTFKASTEHQGSGRCLQKWFEPTQANPNVAVARLFASPAPAWKLPSTLVGFSVFLPFLP; via the exons ATgcagcagtggtggtggctcCTGCTTGGGTTGTGGATGGCCCTGCCTACCTGGGCTGGGGACAAGCTGCTCAACATCTGCATGAATGCCAAACACCACAAGAGGGAGCCAGGTCCTGAGGATGAGCTCTATGTGGAG TGCGAGCCCTGGAAGGACAATGCCTGCTGCACAGCCACCACAAGCTGGGAAGCCCACCTGGATGTGTCCCCACTCTACAACTTCAGCTTTTTTCACTGCGGATTGTTGACTCCAGAGTGTCATAAGCATTTCATTCAAGCCATCTGCTTTTACGAATGCTCCCCAAATCTGGGACCATGGATCCAGCTG GTGGGCCCCAATGGGCCAGGACAGCGAGCTGTGGGTGTGCCATTATGTCACGAGGACTGTGAGCAGTGGTGGGAAGACTGCCGCACATCCTACACTTGCAAGTCTAACTGGCATGATGGCTGGGACTGGAGTCGGG GGAGGAACCGCTGCCCAGCAGAGGCCCCCTGCCGCCCATTCCCCCACTACTTCCCCACCCCAGCTGATCTGTGTGAGAAGATTTGGAATAACACCTTCAAGGCGAGCACAGAGCACCAGGGCAGTGGTCGGTGTCTTCAAAAGTGGTTTGAGCCCACACAGGCCAACCCCAACGTGGCAGTTGCCCGCCTCTTCGCCAGTCCTGCCCCAGCTTGGaagctcccctccacccttgtgGGCTTCTCCGTGTTCCTGCCGTTCCTTCCCTAA